In the genome of Fusobacterium necrogenes, one region contains:
- a CDS encoding toxin-antitoxin system YwqK family antitoxin: MKKIISFILSIILCSSIFASSFQEIMPLEKNTSYNFEENLTNFELENKSLVTQDKGKESFIKTRIEDLGIKRIASDGKVYAGNETVPYSGKFALFLGDITEYTETYVDGILNGPKTWYSHNGIIILEENYINNKVEGEQKAYHENGNIKSIVNYKNGKIIGIEAFAKNGSLLHKSDLSKGTGIWKYFWENGNILEEGNYKNWKKDGKWIKYRENGKVDVTTIYKNGKLIEQIWS, from the coding sequence ATGAAAAAAATAATTTCGTTTATATTATCTATTATTTTATGTTCGTCTATTTTTGCCTCTAGTTTTCAAGAAATTATGCCTCTTGAAAAAAATACTTCCTATAATTTTGAAGAAAATCTCACTAATTTTGAGTTAGAAAATAAATCTCTAGTGACACAAGATAAGGGAAAAGAATCATTTATTAAAACTAGAATAGAGGATTTAGGAATAAAAAGAATAGCATCTGATGGAAAGGTATATGCTGGAAATGAAACTGTTCCTTATAGTGGAAAATTTGCTCTCTTTTTAGGAGATATTACAGAATACACAGAAACTTATGTTGATGGTATACTTAATGGTCCAAAAACTTGGTATTCCCACAATGGTATTATTATTCTTGAAGAGAATTATATTAACAATAAAGTTGAGGGAGAGCAAAAAGCTTACCATGAAAATGGTAATATAAAGTCTATTGTTAACTATAAAAATGGTAAAATAATAGGAATTGAGGCATTTGCTAAAAATGGTTCTCTATTACATAAAAGTGATCTAAGTAAAGGAACTGGAATATGGAAGTATTTTTGGGAAAATGGGAATATTCTTGAAGAAGGTAATTATAAAAACTGGAAAAAAGATGGTAAATGGATTAAATACCGTGAAAATGGCAAAGTTGATGTTACTACTATCTATAAAAATGGAAAGCTTATTGAACAAATTTGGAGTTAA
- a CDS encoding flavodoxin, with amino-acid sequence MKKIGVFYGTTSGTTTGVVDELEFYLRKDDYEVHNVADGISNLSEYENLILITPTYGVGELQADWENVYDEFCKIDFTGKVIGLIGLGNQYAFGESFVGGIKVLYDVIVNNGGKVVGFTSTEGYHFEESDSVIEDKFIGLAIDEGNQGDYTPEKLKTWFEEIKPEFN; translated from the coding sequence ATGAAAAAAATTGGAGTATTTTATGGTACAACATCTGGAACTACTACTGGAGTTGTTGATGAATTAGAATTTTATTTAAGAAAAGATGACTATGAGGTACACAATGTAGCTGATGGTATTTCTAACCTTTCTGAATATGAAAATTTAATTCTTATAACACCAACTTATGGTGTAGGAGAATTGCAAGCCGATTGGGAAAATGTTTATGATGAATTCTGTAAAATAGATTTTACTGGTAAAGTTATTGGTCTTATTGGACTTGGAAATCAATACGCTTTTGGAGAATCTTTTGTTGGTGGAATAAAAGTCCTTTATGATGTTATTGTTAACAACGGAGGAAAAGTTGTTGGATTTACATCAACCGAAGGATATCATTTTGAAGAATCTGATTCTGTAATTGAAGATAAATTTATAGGGCTTGCTATTGACGAAGGAAACCAAGGAGATTATACCCCTGAAAAACTAAAAACTTGGTTTGAAGAAATTAAACCTGAATTTAATTAA
- a CDS encoding tRNA threonylcarbamoyladenosine dehydratase, producing the protein MMFQRTELLIGSDNLNKLKNSHIIVFGIGGVGGFATEALIRAGIGEISIVDFDTVDITNLNRQIIALQSTVGKLKTSVMKQRLLDINPNVVVHEYSIKFSTENMDIFFKDKTYSYIVDAIDLVTCKLDLISLAKDKNIPIISSMGTGNKLNPTMLEVSDINKTSVCPLARVIRKELKNRGVKKLKVVYSKEKPKKPHNLSGSREKRVNVGSISFVPSSAGLIIASEVIKDICNLLGG; encoded by the coding sequence ATGATGTTTCAGAGGACAGAACTTTTAATAGGAAGTGATAACTTAAATAAATTAAAAAATTCCCATATTATAGTTTTTGGTATCGGTGGAGTAGGAGGATTTGCTACTGAAGCACTTATCAGGGCTGGAATTGGAGAGATTTCAATTGTTGATTTTGATACAGTTGACATTACTAATCTTAATCGACAAATTATAGCACTTCAAAGTACAGTTGGTAAATTAAAAACCTCTGTGATGAAACAACGTCTTCTTGATATAAATCCAAATGTAGTTGTTCATGAATATTCTATAAAATTCTCCACAGAAAATATGGATATTTTTTTTAAAGATAAAACCTATTCATACATTGTAGATGCTATTGATTTAGTAACTTGCAAGTTGGATTTAATATCTCTTGCAAAAGATAAAAATATTCCCATTATTTCATCTATGGGAACAGGAAATAAACTAAATCCTACTATGTTAGAAGTAAGTGATATAAATAAAACTTCTGTGTGTCCATTAGCTCGTGTAATAAGAAAAGAATTAAAAAATAGAGGAGTTAAAAAATTAAAAGTTGTTTATTCCAAGGAAAAACCTAAAAAACCTCATAATTTAAGTGGAAGCCGAGAAAAAAGAGTGAATGTTGGGAGTATCTCTTTTGTTCCCTCAAGTGCTGGACTTATAATTGCTAGTGAGGTAATTAAAGATATTTGTAATTTATTAGGAGGATAA
- a CDS encoding acyl-CoA dehydrogenase family protein — MLFKTTDVHEELRKQVREFAESEIKPIAFMLDQNSEFPTEAIKKFGEMGLMGIPYPKEYGGAGMDTLSYAIAVEELSRVDGGTGVILSAHVSLGTYPIYAFGTEEQKQKYLVPLAKGEKIGAFGLTEPNAGSDAGGTETTAELVGDHYILNGGKIFITNADKADIYVVFAVTTPDIGTRGISAFIVEKGWEGFTFGDHYDKLGIRSSSTAELIFNNVKVPKENLLGKEGEGFKIAMTTLDGGRIGIASQALGIAQGAYENALEYAKERIQFGKPIAQQQIISFKLADMATKLRAARFLVYSAAELKENHEPYGMESAMAKQYASDICLEVVNDALQIFGGSGYLKGMEVERAYRDAKICTIYEGTNEIQRVVIASHIIGRMPKSEGKKKKDKAKGGVTGPRKNMIFKDGSLEEKVNALVENLKNDGYDFTVGIPVDTPIPLAERVVSAGKGIGAKENMKLIEDLAYQVGAAIGSSRPVAETLRYIPLNRYVGMSGQKFNGNLYIACGISGAGQHLKGIKDATTIVAINNNPNAPIFKNADYGIVGDVKEILPLLTQALDNGEEKKPAPPMKKMKRVVPKPTRPSSWKIHVCGGCGYEYDPAIGDEENEIPEGTLFEKLPEEWICPDCGEEKSAFIEIED, encoded by the coding sequence ATGCTTTTTAAAACAACTGATGTTCATGAGGAGTTACGTAAACAAGTTAGAGAATTTGCTGAGTCTGAAATTAAACCGATAGCTTTTATGTTAGATCAAAATAGTGAGTTCCCTACTGAAGCTATTAAAAAATTTGGAGAAATGGGTCTTATGGGTATCCCTTATCCTAAAGAATATGGTGGTGCAGGTATGGATACCCTAAGCTATGCTATAGCTGTAGAGGAGCTATCAAGAGTTGATGGAGGAACTGGGGTTATTTTATCTGCTCATGTTTCTCTTGGAACTTATCCAATATATGCCTTCGGTACTGAGGAACAAAAACAAAAATATCTTGTTCCTTTAGCTAAGGGAGAAAAAATTGGAGCTTTTGGACTTACTGAACCTAATGCTGGTAGTGATGCTGGTGGAACAGAAACAACAGCAGAACTAGTTGGGGATCATTATATTCTAAACGGTGGAAAAATATTTATAACTAATGCTGACAAAGCTGATATATATGTAGTTTTCGCTGTTACTACTCCTGATATCGGAACTAGAGGAATAAGTGCCTTTATAGTCGAAAAAGGTTGGGAAGGATTTACATTTGGAGACCATTATGATAAATTAGGAATACGTTCATCATCAACAGCAGAATTAATATTTAATAATGTAAAAGTACCTAAAGAAAATCTTCTTGGAAAAGAAGGTGAAGGGTTTAAAATAGCAATGACTACCCTTGATGGTGGAAGAATAGGAATCGCTTCTCAAGCTCTTGGAATAGCTCAAGGTGCTTATGAAAATGCTCTTGAATATGCTAAAGAAAGAATACAATTCGGAAAACCAATAGCTCAACAACAAATTATATCTTTTAAATTAGCTGATATGGCTACAAAATTAAGAGCAGCAAGATTTTTAGTATATAGTGCTGCTGAATTAAAAGAAAATCATGAGCCATATGGAATGGAATCGGCTATGGCAAAACAATATGCTTCTGATATCTGCCTTGAAGTTGTAAACGATGCATTACAAATATTTGGTGGTTCTGGATATTTAAAAGGAATGGAAGTAGAACGTGCTTATAGAGATGCAAAAATTTGTACAATTTATGAAGGAACAAATGAAATTCAAAGAGTTGTTATTGCTTCACATATTATCGGTAGAATGCCTAAAAGTGAAGGTAAAAAGAAAAAAGACAAAGCAAAAGGTGGAGTAACTGGTCCACGTAAAAATATGATATTTAAAGATGGAAGTCTAGAAGAAAAAGTTAATGCATTAGTTGAAAACTTAAAAAATGATGGATATGACTTCACTGTAGGAATTCCTGTTGATACTCCTATCCCATTAGCTGAACGTGTTGTAAGTGCTGGAAAAGGAATTGGAGCAAAAGAAAATATGAAGCTTATTGAAGATTTAGCATATCAGGTTGGAGCCGCTATTGGTTCATCAAGACCAGTTGCTGAAACTTTAAGATATATTCCTCTTAATCGTTATGTTGGAATGTCTGGACAAAAATTCAATGGAAATTTATATATAGCTTGTGGAATTTCCGGAGCTGGACAACATTTAAAAGGAATAAAAGATGCTACTACTATTGTCGCTATCAATAATAATCCTAATGCTCCTATATTTAAAAATGCTGATTATGGAATAGTAGGAGATGTAAAAGAAATCCTTCCTTTACTTACTCAGGCTTTAGATAATGGAGAAGAGAAAAAACCTGCTCCACCTATGAAAAAAATGAAAAGAGTAGTTCCTAAACCAACTAGACCATCATCTTGGAAAATACACGTATGTGGTGGTTGTGGATATGAATATGATCCTGCAATTGGAGATGAAGAAAACGAAATTCCTGAAGGAACATTATTTGAAAAATTACCAGAAGAATGGATTTGTCCAGATTGTGGAGAAGAAAAAAGTGCTTTTATTGAGATAGAGGATTAA
- a CDS encoding nucleotidyltransferase, with product MKATGIVVEYNPFHNGHRYHLQKAKELNPDSIIIAVMSGDFVQRGEPSIIDRWTKAKMTLANGVDMVVELPVFYSSQNAEIFAKGAIGILEELRCNSMVFGSESGEIEELKRISTLQESDEFKIKLKERLKEGHSYPTVHSLTMKEILGESELNSNDILGLEYIKAIRYWKSSITPMALKREKVGYHDINIVGDFASATKIREHLKKNEEIKNIVTKESYNILKDYDNFTYMENFYPLIRYELIKNSKKLSDIQDMEIGFENRLYEGAVKFSDYKDFFQAISNRRYTMGRVQRVLTHTLLGLTNSITKDVKKSIPYVRVLGFNSKGREYLNYLKKFENSKIITSYKKMNEIFSPEVCSLIEFNEESSKIYRLINNYKDYKSPIILKEETNE from the coding sequence ATGAAAGCCACAGGAATAGTAGTGGAATACAATCCTTTTCACAATGGACACAGATACCATCTACAAAAAGCTAAAGAATTGAATCCTGACTCTATCATCATAGCTGTTATGAGTGGAGATTTCGTTCAAAGGGGAGAACCTTCAATAATTGATAGGTGGACAAAGGCTAAGATGACTTTAGCTAATGGAGTGGATATGGTAGTAGAGTTACCTGTTTTTTATTCTTCACAGAACGCAGAGATTTTTGCTAAAGGAGCTATTGGAATTTTAGAAGAATTAAGATGTAACTCTATGGTATTTGGTTCAGAGAGTGGAGAGATTGAAGAGTTAAAAAGAATATCTACACTTCAAGAAAGTGATGAGTTTAAAATAAAATTAAAAGAAAGATTAAAAGAGGGACACTCATATCCCACTGTACATAGTCTAACTATGAAAGAGATTTTAGGAGAGAGTGAACTTAACTCCAACGATATCTTAGGACTTGAATATATAAAAGCTATCAGATATTGGAAAAGTTCCATAACACCTATGGCTCTAAAAAGAGAAAAGGTAGGGTATCACGATATAAATATTGTAGGAGATTTTGCAAGTGCTACAAAGATTAGAGAGCATCTTAAAAAAAATGAAGAGATTAAAAATATTGTTACAAAGGAAAGCTATAATATTTTAAAAGATTATGATAACTTTACATATATGGAAAATTTTTATCCTCTTATTAGATATGAGTTAATTAAAAACTCTAAAAAACTATCTGATATACAGGATATGGAGATTGGTTTTGAAAATAGGCTCTATGAAGGAGCAGTAAAATTTTCTGACTATAAAGATTTTTTCCAAGCTATTAGCAATAGGAGATACACTATGGGAAGAGTGCAGAGGGTACTCACTCATACACTTTTAGGACTTACTAACTCTATCACTAAAGATGTAAAAAAATCTATTCCCTATGTGAGAGTACTAGGATTTAATTCTAAAGGAAGAGAGTATTTAAACTATCTAAAGAAATTTGAAAATAGTAAGATTATCACCTCTTACAAAAAAATGAATGAGATTTTTTCTCCAGAAGTTTGCTCTCTAATAGAGTTTAATGAGGAAAGCTCAAAAATATATAGACTTATAAATAATTACAAGGACTATAAGTCCCCAATAATTTTAAAGGAGGAAACTAATGAGTAA
- the rplU gene encoding 50S ribosomal protein L21: protein MYAVIKTGGKQYKVTEGDVLRVEKLNAEVNTTVELTEVLLVANGETVKVGTPVVEGAKVVAEVVAQGKGAKVVNFKYKPKTGYHRKKGHRQLFTEIKVTSINA from the coding sequence ATGTACGCAGTTATAAAAACTGGTGGTAAACAATACAAAGTTACAGAAGGTGACGTATTAAGAGTAGAGAAATTAAATGCTGAAGTTAACACAACTGTAGAATTAACTGAAGTTCTTTTAGTAGCTAATGGAGAAACTGTAAAAGTTGGGACTCCTGTAGTAGAAGGAGCTAAAGTAGTTGCAGAAGTTGTTGCTCAAGGTAAAGGAGCTAAGGTAGTTAACTTCAAATACAAGCCAAAAACAGGATACCACAGAAAAAAAGGTCACAGACAACTATTTACTGAGATTAAAGTTACTTCAATAAACGCTTAA
- a CDS encoding FprA family A-type flavoprotein: MYFCTEITNTITWIGVNDRKTERFENYLPLPNGVTYNSYFISDEKTCVIDAVEMGSTSTFLDKVVECLAGRKLDYIVVNHVEPDHSSGLKEVIRLFPEIKIVGNIKTLGMLQAFSPDFPVENFVTVKEGDILELGIHKLTFAMVPMVHWPESMITYDLTDKILFSNDIFGSFGTLDGGIFDDQVNFEFYQNEMRRYYSNIVGKYGPQALNALKKLSGLEIRFICPSHGLMWRKDISKVISLYETWAKLEPEIEGVVIVYGSMYGNTAKMAEIIGRKLNCCGIKEIKIYDASKTDLSFIITEIWKYKGLFIGSCAHNNSVYPKIEPLLHKLENYGLKNRYIGIFGSMMWSGGGVRGIQAFADNLKGIEIVGESVEVKGTPKTEDITRLEKVAEEMAAKLISDRI, encoded by the coding sequence ATGTATTTTTGTACAGAGATTACAAATACTATAACTTGGATTGGTGTTAATGATAGAAAGACAGAAAGATTTGAAAATTATCTACCATTACCTAATGGGGTGACTTATAATTCGTATTTCATTAGTGATGAGAAAACTTGTGTAATAGATGCCGTAGAAATGGGAAGTACTTCTACATTTTTAGATAAAGTGGTAGAATGCTTAGCTGGGAGGAAATTAGATTATATAGTTGTAAATCATGTTGAACCAGATCATTCAAGTGGTTTAAAAGAAGTTATTAGATTATTTCCAGAAATCAAGATTGTAGGAAATATAAAAACTTTAGGAATGTTACAAGCTTTTTCTCCAGATTTTCCAGTTGAAAATTTTGTGACTGTTAAAGAGGGAGATATTTTAGAGTTAGGAATACACAAATTGACTTTTGCTATGGTTCCTATGGTACATTGGCCAGAATCAATGATAACTTATGATTTGACAGATAAGATACTTTTCTCAAATGATATCTTTGGAAGCTTCGGAACATTAGATGGAGGAATTTTTGATGATCAAGTAAACTTTGAGTTTTATCAAAATGAAATGAGAAGATACTATTCAAATATTGTAGGAAAATACGGACCACAAGCACTAAATGCTTTAAAAAAATTAAGCGGTTTAGAAATAAGATTTATTTGCCCATCTCATGGATTAATGTGGAGGAAAGATATATCTAAAGTTATTTCCTTATATGAAACTTGGGCAAAATTAGAACCAGAGATAGAAGGAGTAGTAATAGTATATGGAAGTATGTATGGAAATACTGCTAAAATGGCTGAGATAATAGGAAGAAAATTGAACTGTTGTGGAATAAAAGAAATTAAAATTTATGATGCTTCCAAGACAGACTTAAGTTTTATAATTACTGAAATTTGGAAATATAAGGGATTATTTATAGGATCTTGTGCACATAATAACTCTGTGTATCCTAAAATAGAGCCTTTATTGCATAAATTAGAGAATTATGGTTTGAAAAATAGATATATAGGTATCTTTGGAAGTATGATGTGGAGTGGAGGAGGAGTAAGAGGGATTCAAGCTTTTGCAGATAATCTAAAAGGAATAGAAATAGTAGGGGAATCAGTAGAAGTAAAAGGAACTCCTAAAACAGAAGATATAACAAGATTAGAAAAAGTTGCTGAAGAAATGGCAGCAAAATTAATATCAGATAGAATTTAA
- a CDS encoding MATE family efflux transporter has product MLINFKKDREFFKNLLILAIPIILQNFIGASLNLLDNLMIGSLGENAIASTGIANQYYMLYYNATNGIVMGAGIFMAQYWGKKDIKSIYKFMGISLLFSLITAILFVIGGVFFSENIMGIFTQEKIVSDLGKDYLAAVAPSYIFTSISLSFAMALRSAGYTKIPMYASLIGLIFNGILNYILIFGKFGAPALGVTGAALGTTVARLMEMSFILHTIYIRDKNIIAAKVSEMFTFTRDLINKFIKTATPVVFNDVMWIGGITVYFIAYSKLGTNATATMQIANTINNTFNIFAIGIAIATSIVIGNKIGAGKESEAKEAAIKINIFGVFLGIIVGIFFYFLSPLIVLLFKITPETKANVITVLKIMSVFVPIRFFGAVQILGVLRGGGDVLYAIIVELIAVWGIGVPLSFLGATYFKYPITTVYFFVCMEEPFKMIATLPRLISGKWIRNLVK; this is encoded by the coding sequence ATGTTAATTAATTTTAAGAAAGATAGAGAATTTTTCAAAAATCTTTTAATCTTAGCTATTCCAATTATTTTACAAAACTTTATTGGAGCATCATTAAACTTACTTGATAACTTGATGATAGGTAGTCTTGGGGAAAATGCTATCGCTTCAACAGGAATAGCCAACCAATATTATATGCTTTACTACAATGCTACCAATGGTATAGTTATGGGAGCCGGAATCTTTATGGCTCAATATTGGGGTAAAAAAGATATAAAAAGCATCTATAAATTTATGGGAATATCTCTTCTTTTCTCCCTTATTACAGCTATTTTATTTGTTATAGGTGGAGTCTTCTTTTCTGAAAATATCATGGGAATATTTACTCAAGAGAAAATTGTTTCTGACTTAGGAAAAGATTATCTAGCTGCTGTGGCACCTAGTTATATTTTTACAAGTATATCTCTCTCTTTTGCTATGGCTCTAAGAAGTGCTGGTTATACAAAAATACCTATGTACGCTAGTTTGATTGGACTAATTTTCAATGGAATTTTAAACTACATACTTATCTTTGGAAAATTTGGTGCCCCAGCTCTTGGAGTAACTGGTGCTGCCCTTGGAACTACTGTAGCTAGACTTATGGAGATGAGCTTTATACTACACACTATATATATTAGAGATAAAAATATTATAGCTGCTAAAGTTAGTGAGATGTTTACTTTTACAAGAGATTTAATCAATAAATTTATCAAAACTGCTACTCCTGTTGTATTTAATGATGTAATGTGGATAGGAGGAATTACTGTATATTTTATAGCTTACTCTAAACTTGGAACTAATGCCACTGCTACTATGCAGATAGCTAATACAATAAATAATACCTTTAATATATTTGCTATTGGTATCGCTATTGCCACTAGTATAGTAATAGGAAATAAAATTGGAGCAGGAAAAGAGAGTGAAGCTAAGGAAGCTGCTATAAAGATAAATATTTTTGGAGTTTTCCTTGGAATTATTGTGGGAATATTTTTCTATTTTCTTTCTCCTCTTATTGTTCTTTTATTTAAGATTACTCCAGAAACAAAAGCTAATGTTATAACTGTTTTAAAAATAATGTCAGTATTTGTTCCTATTAGATTTTTTGGAGCTGTGCAAATACTTGGAGTATTACGTGGTGGTGGAGATGTATTGTATGCTATTATTGTTGAGCTAATAGCTGTATGGGGAATAGGAGTTCCTCTATCTTTTTTAGGAGCTACATATTTTAAATATCCTATCACAACTGTTTACTTCTTTGTTTGTATGGAAGAACCTTTTAAGATGATAGCTACTCTACCTAGATTAATCTCTGGTAAATGGATTAGAAACTTAGTAAAATAA
- the rpmA gene encoding 50S ribosomal protein L27: MQFTLNIQLFAHKKGQGSVKNGRDSNPKYLGVKKYDGEVVKAGNIIVRQRGTAFHPGNNMGMGKDHTLFALIDGYVKFERLGKDKKQVSVYASK, encoded by the coding sequence ATGCAATTTACTTTAAATATACAATTATTTGCACACAAAAAAGGACAAGGTTCTGTTAAAAACGGAAGAGATTCAAATCCTAAATATCTTGGAGTAAAAAAATATGATGGAGAAGTTGTAAAAGCTGGAAACATCATAGTAAGACAAAGAGGAACAGCTTTCCACCCAGGAAATAACATGGGAATGGGTAAAGATCATACTCTATTTGCTCTAATTGATGGATATGTAAAATTTGAAAGATTAGGAAAAGACAAAAAGCAAGTATCTGTATACGCTTCAAAATAG
- a CDS encoding FprA family A-type flavoprotein, whose protein sequence is MHNVRKITDDLYWVGGDEHRLHLFENVHPIPRGVSYNSYLLLDKKTVLFDTVDWAIGRQFIENIKYVLKDRNLDYMVINHMEPDHAAMIEEIIMHYPDVRIISTEKSFYFMNQFGFHIDPEKCETVVEGDTKSFGKHKILFVAAPMVHWPEAMVSFDLTNGVLFSADAFGSFGSLDGKLFNDEVNFDRDWINDARRYYTNIVGKYGPHVQSLLKKASGIDIKIICPLHGPVWRNNFEYLLDKYNRWSKYIPEEKGVMIVYASMYGNTENAASVLATKLVEKGMSNVHMYDVSKVHVSELISETFRYSHIVLASVTYNLGIYPPMHNYLMDMKALNVQKRTIAVVENGSWACKVGSLMVQTLEEMKNMNVLNEKVTLTSSMTEDNHLEMDSLVDAILDSMKDK, encoded by the coding sequence ATGCATAATGTTAGAAAAATAACTGATGATTTATATTGGGTAGGAGGAGATGAACATCGTCTACACCTATTTGAAAATGTACATCCAATACCTAGAGGGGTTTCATATAACTCATACCTTTTATTAGATAAAAAAACTGTTCTATTTGATACTGTTGATTGGGCAATAGGACGTCAATTTATAGAAAATATTAAATATGTATTAAAAGATAGAAATCTTGACTATATGGTAATTAACCATATGGAACCTGACCATGCAGCTATGATTGAAGAAATAATAATGCACTATCCTGATGTTAGAATTATAAGTACAGAAAAATCTTTTTACTTCATGAATCAGTTTGGTTTCCATATCGATCCAGAAAAATGTGAAACAGTGGTTGAAGGTGACACAAAATCTTTTGGAAAACATAAAATATTATTTGTAGCTGCTCCTATGGTACATTGGCCAGAAGCAATGGTAAGTTTTGATTTAACAAATGGAGTTTTATTTAGCGCTGACGCTTTTGGAAGTTTTGGTTCATTAGATGGAAAGCTTTTCAATGATGAAGTAAATTTTGATAGAGATTGGATAAATGACGCTAGAAGATATTATACTAACATCGTTGGTAAATATGGTCCTCATGTACAATCACTACTAAAAAAAGCTAGTGGAATAGATATTAAAATAATTTGTCCTCTTCATGGTCCAGTATGGAGAAATAATTTTGAATATCTTTTAGACAAATATAACAGATGGAGTAAATACATTCCAGAAGAAAAAGGAGTTATGATAGTATATGCCTCTATGTATGGAAATACAGAAAATGCTGCTTCTGTACTTGCTACAAAACTTGTAGAAAAAGGTATGTCTAACGTACATATGTATGATGTATCAAAAGTACATGTGTCTGAGCTTATATCTGAAACTTTTAGATATAGCCATATAGTACTTGCATCTGTAACATATAATCTTGGAATATACCCTCCTATGCATAATTATTTAATGGATATGAAAGCTTTAAATGTTCAAAAAAGAACTATTGCTGTAGTAGAAAATGGTTCTTGGGCATGTAAAGTTGGAAGCTTAATGGTGCAAACTCTAGAAGAAATGAAAAATATGAATGTTTTAAATGAAAAAGTTACTCTTACTTCATCTATGACTGAAGATAATCATCTTGAGATGGATTCACTAGTTGATGCAATCTTAGATTCTATGAAAGATAAATAA
- the lgt gene encoding prolipoprotein diacylglyceryl transferase gives MHPVLFSIGNFEIRFYGLMYAISFFLGIEIAKFLARERGYNEKIVENYAFIAMISGLLGGRLYYVFFNWSYYSQHPTEILATWHGGMAIHGGIIGGIIGTLIYGYIKKLNPLILGDFAAAPLLLGQALGRFGNFMNGEIHGVPIFTPWRVIFSIKPNFYEWYNNYLSLDIVEKIKYKALVPWGIVFPSSSPAGEEFPNIPLHPAMLYELFFNLLGFFFIFFYLRKKENKSPGYLWWNYIIIYSFIRIFVSFFRAEDLMLLGMRAPHLVSLLMIIFSIIMIKWNQRSKN, from the coding sequence ATGCACCCTGTACTTTTTTCAATTGGAAATTTTGAAATAAGATTTTATGGTTTAATGTATGCTATTTCATTTTTTCTAGGAATAGAAATAGCTAAATTTCTTGCTAGGGAAAGAGGATATAATGAAAAGATAGTAGAAAATTATGCTTTTATTGCTATGATATCTGGCCTTCTTGGTGGACGTCTTTATTATGTTTTTTTCAACTGGAGCTATTACTCTCAACATCCAACAGAAATATTAGCGACTTGGCATGGTGGAATGGCTATTCATGGTGGTATTATTGGTGGTATTATTGGTACCCTTATCTATGGATATATAAAAAAATTAAATCCTTTAATACTCGGAGATTTTGCTGCTGCACCACTCCTTTTAGGACAAGCACTTGGAAGATTTGGTAATTTTATGAATGGCGAAATTCATGGTGTACCTATCTTTACACCTTGGAGAGTAATTTTTTCCATTAAACCTAATTTTTATGAATGGTACAATAATTATCTTTCTCTTGATATAGTTGAGAAAATAAAATATAAAGCTCTTGTTCCTTGGGGAATTGTATTTCCTAGTTCATCTCCTGCTGGTGAAGAATTTCCTAATATTCCCTTACATCCAGCTATGCTTTATGAATTATTTTTTAATCTTTTAGGTTTTTTCTTTATATTTTTCTACTTGAGAAAAAAAGAAAATAAATCTCCAGGGTATCTTTGGTGGAATTACATTATAATATATAGTTTTATCCGAATATTTGTCAGTTTCTTTAGAGCAGAAGATTTAATGTTATTAGGTATGAGAGCTCCTCATCTCGTTAGTCTTCTTATGATTATTTTTTCAATCATTATGATAAAATGGAATCAACGATCTAAAAATTAA
- a CDS encoding ribosomal-processing cysteine protease Prp has product MTKVEIYRKKGRVVGYKATGHSGYAEYGEDIVCAALSMALQLPLGGMQDVLDIYPKFEIDSDGYLSVDMRGMDNKGKEKELDTLLESMVLMIKSLSKDYPKNIKLVEKEEK; this is encoded by the coding sequence ATGACAAAGGTAGAAATTTATAGAAAAAAAGGTAGAGTTGTAGGATACAAAGCTACCGGACATTCAGGCTATGCTGAGTATGGTGAAGATATAGTTTGTGCTGCACTTTCTATGGCATTACAATTACCTTTAGGTGGTATGCAAGATGTGCTTGATATTTATCCTAAGTTTGAAATAGACTCTGATGGATACTTAAGTGTAGATATGAGAGGTATGGATAATAAGGGAAAAGAGAAAGAACTAGATACTTTATTAGAAAGCATGGTATTAATGATAAAAAGTTTATCAAAAGATTATCCTAAAAATATAAAGCTTGTTGAGAAGGAGGAAAAATAG